A stretch of the Halomonas sp. BDJS001 genome encodes the following:
- a CDS encoding MSMEG_0567/Sll0786 family nitrogen starvation N-acetyltransferase: MMSTSDAYSAYSNYRIKWASLPWETDEAMALRRRVFCDEQAIFDQDDRDAIDDSAHLLVALGCTGGWYEQVVGTVRIHESEPGLWHGSRLAVDPAFRAQGRLGSTLIRLAVSSAHALGCQRFLARVQAQNEALFQQLHWRSIGKELILDRPHVVMEADLTHYPPCHSPLSGFVVPGRQRQPLAELAPGLLKILSAPALRQAS, translated from the coding sequence ATGATGTCAACATCCGACGCCTATTCGGCCTATTCCAACTACCGGATCAAGTGGGCGAGCCTGCCTTGGGAAACCGATGAAGCAATGGCATTGCGGCGGCGCGTTTTCTGCGATGAGCAGGCAATATTTGATCAGGACGACCGAGATGCCATCGATGACTCAGCCCACCTACTCGTCGCTTTAGGGTGCACAGGAGGATGGTATGAGCAAGTGGTGGGGACAGTGCGTATTCACGAATCAGAACCTGGACTCTGGCATGGTTCGCGTCTTGCTGTTGACCCAGCCTTCCGCGCCCAAGGCCGCCTAGGCTCCACGCTGATTCGGCTGGCCGTCTCCAGCGCTCATGCATTGGGCTGCCAACGCTTTTTGGCCCGGGTACAGGCCCAGAATGAGGCTCTTTTTCAACAGCTGCACTGGCGAAGCATTGGCAAGGAGCTAATCCTTGATCGACCTCATGTGGTAATGGAGGCCGACCTTACCCACTACCCCCCTTGCCACTCTCCTCTTAGCGGCTTTGTTGTGCCTGGGCGTCAACGCCAACCTCTCGCTGAGCTGGCGCCTGGGCTGCTTAAGATCCTTTCAGCCCCCGCACTGAGACAAGCATCATGA
- the mapR gene encoding GntR family transcriptional regulator MpaR (MapR regulates genes involved in Pseudomonas quinolone signal (PQS) production and anthranilate metabolism) — MKRYEQFADEIATLIRQGVLGPGERIPSVRQASRHHGISPSTVFQAYYLLENQGLITARARSGYFVREHARRLLDEPRVPLQPTDPAEVEVSELVFSVLGSLQDDRTVPFGSAFPSPELFPLSRLATSMTRGLRELSPQQVVADMTTGHTDLCRQIALRYMLGGIQLPMEELVITNGAMEGLNLALQSVTQPGDLVAIESPAFYASLQVLERLKLRAVEIPVHPREGIDLEVLAERLETLPIKACWFMSHLQNPIGASLSRERKQDLYQLLKQHQVPMLEDDVYAELYFGSTPPAPVKNFDDEGLVIHCSSFSKCLAPGYRVGWVAGGRYAQAISRLKLMTTISPSVPAQAAIADYLQHGGYDRHLRKLRHALEAQQGSMLAAADRYFPANTRITRPAGGYFLWVEFPEEVDSLRLFNTALDHGVSLAPGPIFSATQQFRHCVRLSYGHPWTQTSERGMETLGRLLSLF, encoded by the coding sequence ATGAAACGCTACGAACAGTTTGCCGATGAGATAGCCACACTGATTCGTCAGGGCGTACTTGGCCCTGGGGAGCGTATTCCTTCGGTGCGTCAGGCTAGCCGTCATCATGGCATTAGCCCCTCCACGGTGTTTCAGGCTTACTACTTACTGGAAAACCAAGGACTTATCACTGCACGGGCGCGCTCGGGGTATTTTGTTCGTGAACACGCCCGGCGCTTGCTGGACGAGCCGCGCGTGCCACTGCAGCCCACCGACCCGGCAGAGGTAGAAGTCAGCGAGCTGGTGTTCTCGGTGCTTGGCTCGCTTCAGGATGACCGCACGGTGCCCTTCGGATCGGCGTTCCCCAGCCCCGAGCTGTTTCCGCTTTCTCGCCTGGCTACTAGCATGACACGGGGGTTACGCGAGCTTTCGCCCCAACAGGTGGTGGCCGACATGACCACCGGGCATACCGACCTGTGTCGACAGATTGCGCTGCGCTACATGCTGGGCGGCATTCAACTGCCGATGGAAGAGCTGGTGATTACCAATGGTGCAATGGAGGGACTTAATCTAGCGCTGCAGAGTGTTACCCAGCCGGGCGACCTGGTGGCAATTGAGTCACCGGCATTTTATGCCAGCCTGCAGGTATTGGAGCGACTAAAACTTCGCGCCGTGGAGATTCCGGTTCACCCACGGGAGGGAATCGACCTTGAAGTATTGGCAGAGCGACTAGAGACACTGCCCATCAAAGCCTGCTGGTTTATGAGCCATTTACAGAACCCAATCGGCGCCAGCCTGAGCAGAGAGCGCAAACAAGACCTCTATCAGCTGCTAAAACAGCACCAAGTGCCGATGCTAGAGGATGATGTATATGCCGAGCTGTACTTTGGCAGCACCCCACCCGCCCCCGTAAAAAACTTCGATGATGAGGGGTTGGTCATTCACTGCAGCTCCTTCTCAAAGTGCTTGGCGCCGGGCTACCGGGTCGGTTGGGTAGCGGGCGGCCGCTATGCACAGGCCATCTCGCGGCTAAAACTGATGACCACCATCTCACCTTCCGTACCCGCCCAAGCAGCCATTGCTGACTATTTGCAGCACGGCGGTTATGACCGCCACTTACGCAAGCTCCGCCATGCCCTGGAAGCCCAACAAGGCAGCATGCTGGCGGCGGCGGATCGCTACTTTCCTGCCAACACCCGCATCACTCGCCCTGCGGGCGGCTATTTCCTATGGGTGGAGTTTCCTGAAGAAGTGGATTCGCTGCGGCTATTTAATACCGCGCTCGACCACGGCGTCAGCTTAGCGCCAGGCCCGATTTTTTCGGCGACCCAACAGTTTCGCCACTGTGTGCGGCTGAGCTATGGCCATCCATGGACGCAAACCAGCGAGCGCGGCATGGAAACCTTGGGCAGGTTATTAAGCCTTTTTTAG
- a CDS encoding MSMEG_0569 family flavin-dependent oxidoreductase yields MKDLRQHYSVLIIGGGQAGLSVSHYLQAQAIDHLVIEKHSLMHSWQSARWDSFTLVTPNWQCQLPDHPYDGDDPKGFMKRDEVVAYLDRFATKVQPPALEGVAVNRVSLNSNGKYEVKSSAGEFSADQIVVASGGYHLPIIPRMAERLPDRLFQLHSAEYRSPEQLPEGSVLVVGSGQSGAQIAEDLHIAGRKVFLATGDAPRVARQYRGKDVVEWLDEMGYYEMSVDQHPLREGVRDNTNHYVTGRDGGREIDLRKFALEGMELFGLLEEYRNGDFIFRDNLQANLDHADSVYCNINQRIDAYIASQGIEAPPAPEYTPCWEPTQERSALNLVDAGISAVIWCIGFRPDFHWLDASVFNGQGHPIHKRGVTQQPGLYFIGLPWLHTWGSGRFSGVAADAEYLVERIKAYQRQQDAALQLLSEQVLA; encoded by the coding sequence ATGAAAGATCTACGTCAACACTACTCAGTGCTTATCATCGGCGGTGGTCAGGCCGGTCTCTCGGTCAGCCATTACCTTCAAGCCCAGGCGATCGATCACCTCGTTATTGAGAAACATAGCTTGATGCATAGTTGGCAGTCCGCACGATGGGACTCCTTCACCTTGGTAACGCCAAATTGGCAATGTCAGCTACCTGACCATCCCTATGACGGGGATGACCCCAAAGGATTTATGAAGCGTGACGAGGTGGTCGCCTACCTTGACCGCTTTGCCACCAAGGTTCAGCCTCCCGCTCTCGAAGGCGTTGCCGTTAATCGCGTCAGTCTGAATAGCAACGGGAAATACGAAGTGAAGAGTTCCGCGGGTGAGTTTAGCGCGGATCAGATCGTGGTGGCCTCCGGCGGTTATCATCTCCCTATCATTCCACGTATGGCAGAGCGATTGCCCGATCGGTTGTTCCAGCTACATTCGGCGGAATACCGAAGCCCTGAACAATTACCCGAGGGGTCGGTATTGGTGGTGGGCTCCGGCCAGTCTGGCGCCCAGATTGCCGAAGACCTGCACATTGCTGGGCGAAAAGTCTTCCTCGCCACTGGTGATGCCCCACGCGTGGCGCGTCAATATCGCGGCAAAGATGTTGTCGAATGGCTTGATGAAATGGGCTACTACGAGATGTCGGTCGATCAGCACCCATTACGTGAGGGAGTAAGAGATAACACCAACCACTATGTTACAGGGCGTGACGGGGGCCGGGAGATCGACCTGCGTAAGTTCGCTCTCGAAGGTATGGAGCTATTCGGGCTATTAGAAGAGTACCGCAATGGGGACTTTATCTTTCGCGATAATTTGCAAGCCAACCTTGATCATGCCGACAGTGTTTATTGCAATATCAATCAGCGAATTGATGCCTATATCGCATCCCAGGGTATCGAGGCCCCACCAGCGCCCGAGTACACGCCGTGCTGGGAACCGACCCAAGAGCGTTCCGCGCTAAATCTGGTCGACGCAGGGATTAGCGCCGTTATCTGGTGCATCGGCTTTCGCCCTGACTTTCACTGGCTTGATGCTTCGGTATTCAATGGTCAGGGCCATCCTATACACAAACGCGGTGTCACCCAACAGCCCGGCCTCTACTTTATTGGCCTGCCATGGCTGCATACCTGGGGCTCTGGGAGGTTCTCTGGGGTGGCGGCTGACGCTGAATACTTGGTTGAACGCATCAAAGCTTATCAGCGACAACAGGATGCGGCGTTACAACTGCTCTCGGAGCAAGTGTTAGCCTGA
- the purU gene encoding formyltetrahydrofolate deformylase: MSRMSDTWILAAQCPSRLGTVDVVTRFLKEQQCYITELNSFDDRLGGRFFIRAEFRPEQDEFHEERFQADFAARANEFDMQFELTAPGKRTGTVIMVSKADHCLNDLLYRYRTGQLPLDIKAVISNHPDLEPLAAWHDLPYHYLPITPETKLQQEAQIREIIADTDAELVVLARYMQVLSPSMCELLAGRAINIHHSLLPGFKGAKPYHQAYEKGVKLVGATAHYINNDLDEGPIIAQGVEPVDHTHYPEDLVAKGRDIECLTLARAISYHLERRVFFYSGRTVVFGN; encoded by the coding sequence ATGAGCCGAATGAGTGATACCTGGATACTTGCCGCCCAATGCCCGAGTCGCTTGGGAACGGTGGACGTCGTCACACGCTTCTTGAAAGAGCAGCAGTGCTATATCACCGAACTCAACTCTTTCGATGATCGACTGGGCGGGCGCTTTTTCATTCGCGCCGAGTTTCGCCCAGAACAAGATGAGTTTCATGAAGAGCGCTTTCAGGCCGATTTTGCAGCAAGAGCCAACGAATTCGATATGCAGTTCGAATTGACGGCCCCTGGCAAACGCACCGGCACCGTGATTATGGTCTCCAAGGCCGATCACTGCTTGAATGATCTTCTCTACCGTTATCGGACGGGCCAGCTTCCGCTGGATATCAAGGCGGTGATTTCCAATCATCCTGATCTGGAGCCGTTGGCAGCATGGCACGATTTGCCCTACCACTACCTGCCGATCACGCCCGAGACGAAATTGCAGCAGGAAGCGCAGATACGCGAAATCATCGCGGATACCGACGCTGAATTGGTGGTGCTGGCAAGGTATATGCAGGTGCTTTCGCCCTCTATGTGTGAGCTGTTAGCCGGCCGGGCCATCAATATTCACCACTCGCTGCTGCCCGGTTTTAAAGGCGCTAAGCCTTATCATCAGGCCTATGAGAAAGGGGTTAAACTAGTCGGCGCAACGGCCCACTACATTAATAATGACCTTGATGAAGGGCCTATTATTGCCCAAGGGGTCGAGCCAGTGGATCACACCCACTACCCAGAGGATCTGGTTGCCAAGGGGCGTGATATCGAGTGCTTAACCCTGGCTAGAGCGATTAGCTATCACTTGGAACGCCGTGTGTTCTTTTATTCAGGGCGTACGGTGGTGTTTGGTAACTAG
- a CDS encoding sll0787 family AIR synthase-like protein: protein MSQKQRLDLTELLQKVHDYSGLAHKADIARIAPNLTALPDGWHPNGDDTAAIPSGESYTLLAMEGLLTAFVAEDPWFAGWCSVMVNVSDIAAMGGRPQAIVNALWSHDPASAELIAKGMREAADTFRIPIVGGHTNLRSNQPQLAVGILGRAQCLLSSFAARPGQLLVAAIDLRGAYQAPYLNWNAATTAPAERLRGDIELLPCIAEAGLAIAAKDISQAGLLGTTLMLMESADVGVSINLDAIPKPEKVTWEDWLCTFPSFGYLLTTDNEHLPMLLERFRARGIAAAQIGEIASSPQLWVETDNDRQLFHDLATTPLTGLSRPQMPIPQQEL, encoded by the coding sequence ATGAGCCAAAAGCAACGACTCGACCTAACAGAACTGCTCCAGAAAGTGCACGATTATAGTGGTCTTGCCCATAAGGCCGATATCGCGCGGATCGCTCCCAACCTGACAGCACTGCCCGATGGCTGGCATCCCAACGGCGACGATACCGCGGCCATTCCCAGCGGCGAAAGCTACACACTGTTGGCGATGGAAGGGCTACTTACCGCCTTCGTCGCCGAGGATCCTTGGTTTGCTGGCTGGTGTTCGGTGATGGTTAACGTCAGTGATATCGCCGCAATGGGCGGGCGGCCCCAGGCAATCGTCAATGCTCTATGGAGCCATGACCCAGCAAGCGCTGAACTAATTGCCAAAGGCATGCGTGAGGCCGCCGACACCTTCCGCATTCCCATCGTCGGTGGCCACACCAACCTTCGCTCCAATCAGCCGCAATTGGCGGTCGGCATCCTGGGTCGAGCCCAATGCCTGCTGAGCAGTTTTGCGGCGCGGCCTGGGCAGCTATTAGTGGCGGCTATCGACCTGCGCGGCGCCTATCAAGCGCCCTATCTGAATTGGAACGCGGCCACAACGGCGCCCGCTGAGCGTTTGCGTGGCGACATCGAACTACTTCCCTGTATTGCTGAAGCGGGCTTGGCTATCGCCGCTAAAGATATTAGTCAGGCCGGTCTCCTCGGTACCACCTTAATGCTCATGGAGAGCGCTGATGTAGGCGTGAGTATTAACCTTGACGCTATCCCGAAACCCGAGAAAGTCACTTGGGAGGACTGGTTATGCACCTTCCCTAGCTTCGGTTACCTGCTCACCACGGATAATGAGCACCTCCCCATGCTGCTGGAGCGCTTCCGTGCCCGTGGCATCGCCGCCGCGCAGATCGGCGAGATCGCTTCCTCTCCGCAGCTCTGGGTAGAAACCGACAATGATCGCCAGTTGTTCCATGACCTTGCAACCACTCCATTAACCGGGCTGAGTCGCCCCCAAATGCCCATTCCCCAACAGGAGCTTTGA
- the ccoG gene encoding cytochrome c oxidase accessory protein CcoG, giving the protein MTQRIPLQDLTTEAAVEHHTPPPKTPSAKSPSSKPPKLGHIYVREIGGFFQRIRRHSNWLLMALYFGLPWVNWGDRPLVWFDLSAQEFHLFAATFYPQDFILLTWILVLCAFGLFLITVVAGRVWCGYSCPQSVWTFLFIWFEHRLEGPRHRRIRRDQAPRKFDTLWRKITKHAAWLLIAVATGVAFVGYFTPIRALLVDVVSLDAHPLALFWIGFFTLFTYLNAGWLRHQVCLHMCPYARFQSAMFDANTLIVSYDAARGEPRRHHSQKSIEATRTGDCIDCELCVQVCPTGIDIRDGLQYECIGCAACIDACDSVMARINKPLGLIRYTTERALAGKTTRFWRPQLFAYAAALLAMVVLLIGFLNARVPLDVDIARDRQALFESTAEGRIINYYNVTLRNQDGQTHHYAVSAAGLPGLRLQGVDILEVAAFETRSLRLALTADANDLTQPSHPIELHFIALDDPSITKVSETRFLGPSGE; this is encoded by the coding sequence ATGACGCAACGCATCCCACTGCAAGACCTGACCACTGAGGCAGCGGTTGAACACCATACGCCCCCACCTAAGACGCCTAGTGCTAAGTCTCCCAGCAGCAAGCCACCGAAGCTGGGGCATATTTATGTGCGCGAAATAGGCGGCTTTTTTCAGCGTATCCGACGCCACTCAAACTGGCTGCTGATGGCGCTCTATTTCGGTTTGCCGTGGGTCAATTGGGGCGACCGACCGCTGGTGTGGTTTGATCTCTCTGCCCAGGAGTTCCACCTGTTTGCGGCGACGTTTTATCCCCAAGACTTTATCTTGCTCACCTGGATCCTGGTGCTCTGCGCCTTTGGACTGTTTTTGATCACGGTGGTCGCTGGGCGCGTGTGGTGTGGCTACAGCTGCCCGCAAAGCGTGTGGACGTTTCTATTTATCTGGTTTGAGCATCGCTTAGAGGGGCCACGCCACCGTCGCATACGCCGCGACCAAGCGCCACGCAAGTTCGATACGCTATGGCGAAAAATCACCAAACATGCAGCTTGGCTGCTGATTGCGGTGGCTACAGGAGTGGCCTTTGTCGGTTACTTCACGCCAATCAGGGCATTATTGGTGGATGTCGTCAGTCTGGACGCGCACCCCTTGGCACTCTTCTGGATCGGTTTTTTTACTTTGTTTACCTACTTGAATGCCGGTTGGCTCCGCCATCAGGTATGCCTGCATATGTGCCCTTATGCGCGCTTTCAGTCGGCGATGTTCGACGCCAATACGCTGATTGTTTCCTACGACGCTGCCCGCGGTGAGCCGCGCCGCCACCATTCTCAAAAGAGCATTGAGGCAACGCGAACCGGTGACTGTATCGACTGTGAACTCTGTGTTCAGGTGTGCCCTACCGGCATCGATATTCGCGATGGGCTGCAGTACGAGTGTATTGGTTGCGCGGCCTGTATCGATGCTTGCGATAGCGTGATGGCGCGGATCAATAAACCGCTTGGTCTGATTCGTTACACCACCGAGCGCGCGTTGGCAGGTAAAACGACCCGCTTTTGGCGTCCTCAGTTATTTGCCTATGCAGCGGCGCTACTCGCCATGGTGGTGTTGCTCATTGGCTTCTTGAATGCCCGTGTGCCCCTTGATGTCGATATTGCACGCGACCGTCAGGCATTGTTTGAAAGCACGGCAGAGGGTCGCATTATCAATTACTACAACGTGACGCTGCGCAATCAAGATGGCCAAACCCATCATTACGCGGTATCAGCCGCGGGGTTGCCAGGGCTTCGTCTGCAGGGGGTGGATATCTTAGAGGTGGCGGCGTTTGAAACACGCAGCCTACGTCTAGCACTCACCGCCGATGCGAATGACCTAACGCAGCCTAGCCATCCTATCGAACTGCACTTTATCGCCTTAGATGACCCTTCAATAACGAAGGTCAGTGAAACACGTTTCCTGGGGCCTTCAGGGGAGTAG
- a CDS encoding L-serine ammonia-lyase, with protein MPISVFDLFKIGVGPSSSHTVGPMQAAFKYVTTLRENSLLNEVEHLEVHLYGSLSATGVGHATDYAIIMGLMGERPSTIDPSIIEPAIQALKESHSLQLGRLKAVTFVWESDLYFHEESLPHHPNAMKLAAFSHQGDLVYENTYYSVGGGFVVEQSQVDMPLDDLGGVTLPYNFDTADQLLALCKKEQLSVSQLMLENEKVWRTEEEVRNELWRIWQVMCECIDNGLTHEGILPGGLKVKRRAKLLHQRLQAAEQNECLIASTFSAMEWVNIFALAVNEENAAGGRMVTAPTNGAAGIIPAVLHYYMKFQPNACEKNVVDFLLAAGAIGILCKKNASISGAEVGCQGEVGSACAMAAAGLADVMGGTPEQVEHAAEIGLEHNLGLTCDPVGGLVQVPCIERNAIATVKAINAAQMALRGDGTHFISLDKVIRTMRDTGRDMLDKYKETSKGGLAVNAIEC; from the coding sequence ATGCCTATCAGTGTTTTCGACCTTTTTAAGATTGGAGTAGGCCCCTCCAGCTCCCATACCGTTGGGCCCATGCAGGCGGCTTTTAAGTATGTCACCACCCTGCGCGAAAACAGCCTGCTCAATGAAGTGGAGCACCTTGAGGTGCATCTATATGGTTCGCTATCAGCGACTGGGGTAGGCCACGCCACAGATTACGCGATTATTATGGGCTTGATGGGTGAACGCCCTAGCACAATCGATCCCTCAATTATTGAGCCAGCCATTCAGGCGCTTAAAGAGAGCCACTCATTACAGCTTGGTCGCCTAAAAGCAGTGACATTTGTGTGGGAGAGTGACCTCTATTTTCATGAAGAGAGCTTGCCGCACCACCCTAATGCCATGAAGCTGGCAGCTTTTTCCCACCAGGGCGACTTGGTGTATGAGAATACCTACTACTCGGTGGGCGGCGGCTTTGTGGTTGAACAGTCCCAGGTGGATATGCCGCTGGATGATTTGGGTGGCGTTACCCTTCCTTACAACTTTGACACCGCTGACCAGCTCTTGGCGCTATGTAAAAAAGAGCAGCTTAGTGTCAGCCAGTTGATGCTGGAGAATGAGAAAGTCTGGCGGACGGAGGAGGAGGTCAGAAACGAACTGTGGCGTATCTGGCAAGTGATGTGTGAATGCATCGACAATGGATTAACTCACGAAGGGATACTGCCGGGCGGGTTGAAAGTTAAACGCCGGGCTAAGCTGCTTCATCAACGCCTTCAAGCGGCCGAGCAGAATGAGTGCCTGATAGCCTCGACGTTCTCAGCGATGGAGTGGGTGAATATCTTTGCCCTTGCCGTCAACGAAGAGAACGCCGCAGGCGGGCGTATGGTCACGGCGCCCACCAACGGTGCTGCAGGTATCATCCCCGCCGTCTTGCACTACTATATGAAGTTTCAGCCCAACGCCTGTGAGAAAAACGTGGTGGATTTTTTGCTGGCGGCAGGCGCCATAGGCATCCTCTGTAAGAAAAATGCCTCAATCTCCGGCGCCGAAGTGGGCTGCCAGGGGGAGGTCGGGTCGGCTTGTGCCATGGCTGCCGCTGGCTTGGCTGATGTAATGGGAGGAACGCCCGAACAAGTCGAGCATGCGGCCGAAATCGGCTTGGAGCACAATTTAGGATTAACCTGCGACCCTGTTGGTGGGTTGGTGCAAGTCCCTTGTATTGAGCGCAATGCCATTGCAACGGTAAAAGCCATCAATGCCGCTCAAATGGCACTGCGCGGCGATGGCACGCACTTTATCTCGTTGGATAAAGTGATTCGCACCATGCGCGATACAGGCCGAGATATGCTGGATAAGTACAAAGAGACGTCTAAAGGTGGCTTAGCCGTGAATGCCATTGAGTGTTAA
- a CDS encoding MSMEG_0570 family nitrogen starvation response protein, translated as MPAIHFHVRWPDGSEDQCYSPSTVVKEYFQVGERLSVDAFVERANTALEAASQRVEQKFGFFCSSAMDQSTVIKAKAQQFGNSPQGMVEIIRID; from the coding sequence ATGCCAGCCATACACTTCCACGTTCGCTGGCCAGATGGCAGCGAAGACCAGTGTTACTCACCCTCTACCGTCGTAAAGGAGTACTTCCAGGTCGGCGAGCGTCTCAGCGTCGATGCTTTTGTGGAGCGCGCCAACACAGCCTTAGAGGCGGCCAGCCAGCGCGTCGAACAAAAATTCGGTTTCTTCTGCTCCAGTGCCATGGATCAGTCGACGGTCATCAAGGCCAAAGCCCAGCAGTTTGGCAATAGTCCGCAGGGCATGGTCGAAATTATCCGCATCGACTAA
- a CDS encoding sarcosine oxidase subunit gamma, translating to MSNAATFDTRTDTAIPVESPLAYSYRHSGAPRGSGYRLKLRERAMQGHLILRGGAIVLDEAVREVLGVSLPGKPQALVLDASGERSIQWLSPDEWLVIVPGGEEFPLETQLRERLGDAHFAISDVSGGQTVLELSGEAARELLMKTVIYDVHPSNFPVGKGVTTVFAKATTILRRPSEERWELVVRRSFADYCYRWLLDAGSEYGVNVEQ from the coding sequence ATGTCTAACGCGGCTACTTTCGACACACGTACTGATACCGCGATCCCGGTAGAGTCCCCGTTAGCTTATAGCTATCGTCACAGTGGCGCTCCTCGGGGCAGCGGTTACCGTCTTAAACTACGCGAGCGGGCAATGCAGGGGCATCTGATCCTGCGTGGTGGCGCCATCGTGCTTGATGAGGCAGTGCGCGAGGTACTGGGGGTCAGCCTGCCTGGCAAACCTCAGGCGCTGGTGCTGGATGCCAGCGGCGAGCGCTCCATTCAGTGGCTTTCCCCGGATGAGTGGCTGGTGATTGTACCCGGTGGGGAAGAGTTCCCACTGGAGACGCAGCTGCGTGAGCGTCTGGGAGATGCCCACTTCGCCATTAGCGACGTTAGTGGTGGACAAACAGTGCTGGAGCTTTCCGGCGAGGCAGCCCGTGAGCTGTTGATGAAAACGGTGATCTACGATGTTCACCCCAGTAATTTCCCAGTGGGGAAAGGCGTCACTACCGTTTTTGCCAAGGCGACCACTATCCTTCGTCGCCCTAGTGAAGAGCGCTGGGAGCTAGTGGTACGGCGCAGCTTTGCCGACTACTGCTATCGCTGGTTACTGGATGCCGGTTCAGAGTACGGCGTTAACGTAGAACAATAA